GATCGTCGACACATGAGGGTGCCGCCGGAGTTCCGCGACCGGGACGACACGGAGGTGGCGGTTCTCGACGCACTCGTCGCGCGCGCCGACGACGGGATGACCGTGCTGGAGTTGCGCTCAGGCGTCGACGCGACCATCGACGACGTCGAGTCGGCGCTGTCGTCGCTGAAG
The DNA window shown above is from Halobaculum marinum and carries:
- a CDS encoding DUF6432 family protein; this translates as MRVPPEFRDRDDTEVAVLDALVARADDGMTVLELRSGVDATIDDVESALSSLKAAGLIDVEQANGRVRIYPDDRVVPDPGANLTDDPGLLDAIRRRLGL